A single region of the Epinephelus moara isolate mb chromosome 14, YSFRI_EMoa_1.0, whole genome shotgun sequence genome encodes:
- the LOC126400507 gene encoding pleckstrin homology domain-containing family G member 3 — translation MPEGSHSALHQGPMGEESPHLSSPLSTSEHDHANVDLGPDCYSRLCVEPLDGEGERPVSLVSTLSSGSSRDSHSLFGSTVALPSSTTPPVQSEEDIDLDLSPAEGTGEQAGERSPTLTGSRGGWRERLEPRVISRQWNNNATSNRKASGDIPHIPDSPVVTHAMAPNPKLTYVDRVVMEIIETERMYVKDLRSIVEDYLAHIIDMSNLPIQPEQVCALFGNIEDIYEFNSELLQSLDMCENDPVAIARCFVHKSEYFEIYTQYCTNYPNSVAALTDCMRSKTLAKFFRDRQAALKRSLPLGSYLLKPVQRILKYHLLLQEIAKHFDQDEEGYEVIQEAIDTMTGVAWYINDMKRKHEHAVRVQEIQSLLINWKGSDLTTYGELVLEGTFHVLRAKNTRTLFLFEKMLLITKKRGEHYVYKIHISCSTLMLLDSAKDPLLFSVIHFKHPKQPHTVQAKSVEEKRLWAHHIKRLILENHNTIVPQKAKEALLDNSNYPGKYHYSPERMKKAESCQADDFHFGGRNGRRRSEPAKQIIRSTRAVLKHADSEGALLGERCSLQPATSVSTLASSLGEPQAERPCAEDLIPRRDSLEQLSPTDSDLKLGSSPSQGGLEKAEEAKEQEEEEEGESYKEDILMGDDQVADFASSVLAAISCWHYRARALLSTHFTTDDQIRDSAELKTTLREEVEAHRLDEKNEDMAVNETLATQVTMEELRPLDCVPQAKKSNELEVHDSQRSESPVSPLQQVADTPEPQDTSRETGEEEEGESDFSGLQVEETSVITNGELSEEDEEVLSDNKSILPSSVLDQASVIAERFITNLSRRSSLVSEDLGSLACPSPTIDNDVFKSPSACMDLEQQTQMFASSSPEPQVTSEANLSTPALDPALNAFIEGERMSTLSKQDRLLIRKIRRYYEHAEHQDANFSIKRRESLSYIPAGLVRHLSRQLNSAPPEPAVPVHRKGLSRNRPTSWAVFDLPGLEKSRNTDTHQKTEPQRPVEAKARSQSVSDASTTEEEFRPSSDMQKVWQDMEMEEEEEEEEGESQEVQQIAEKTLNDSKLEATQDISSDTSGVKTSKQPHPVSEESEISTASDGSSISSPTPTLPAVEGGSCQDSSSQDKSHVNQGQLPKIINFRTSMDEDQILQDMGKMKNKVFQLARQYSQRIKNNRPIVWQRNRDRANQQGFKNMPAVHEEKMPLKKKGKPNLRLPSSTCDQEVICEESSPSPAQTPSSGASSQSTITCPQSPPSETETFHWPDVQELRTKYTDTPHSSKLTRSSTVPNGMLECSTNRCNGCSHKYKSSSDLHKALTDCPRTHTETAHKERCPAGEDWPQPQLQPLLCRWSSLDHMLPLHEVQNLQEPVRTSYTASQVSLITDKDGDSVHQEGPGCATKPAALVSGKITESNLVRSLREKFQSLTTSS, via the exons AATCTCCTCACTTGTCTTCGCCCCTCTCCACCAGTGAACATGACCATGCAAACGTTGACCTGGGCCCAGACTGTTACAGCCGGCTATGTGTGGAGCCGCTGGATGGAGAGGGTGAACGTCCAGTGAGCCTGGTGTCCACCCTGTCCTCTGGTTCATCCCGCGATAGTCACAGCCTTTTTGGGAGCACCGTAGCCCTTCCTTCCTCAACCACTCCACCCGTGCAAAGCGAGGAGGACATAGACTTGGACCTGAGCCCAGCCGAAGGCACCGGAGAGCAGGCAGGGGAGCGGAGTCCCACCCTCACGGGTTCCAGGGGCGGCTGGCGGGAACGGCTGGAACCCAGGGTGATCAGCAGGCAGTGGAATAACAACGCCACATCCAACAGGAAGGCAAGTGGCGATATACCTCACATCCCTGACTCGCCTGTCGTCACACACGCCATGGCGCCCAACCCAAAGCTGACCTACGTGGACCGTGTTGTCATGGAGATCATCGAGACAGAGCGCATGTACGTCAAGGACCTGCGCAGCATCGTGGAG GATTACTTGGCTCACATTATTGATATGAGTAACCTTCCCATACAACCGGAGCAAGTGTGTGCCCTGTTTGGAAACATAGAGGACATCTATGAGTTCAACAG TGAACTGCTGCAGTCCTTAGACATGTGCGAGAACGACCCTGTAGCCATTGCTCGATGCTTTGTACATAAG AGTGAATACTTTGAAATATACACACAGTATTGCACCAACTACCCTAA CTCGGTGGCAGCACTGACCGACTGCATGAGGAGTAAAACCTTGGCTAAGTTCTTCAGGGACCGACAGGCTGCTCTGAAGCGCTCCCTACCTTTGGGCTCATATCTGCTAAAACCAGTCCAGAGGATCCTGAAGTATCACCTGCTGCTTCAG GAAATTGCAAAGCACTTTGACCAGGATGAGGAGGGCTATGAGGTCATCCAGGAGGCCATAGACACCATGACTGGAGTGGCCTGGTACATCAACGATATGAAGAGGAAACACGAACATGCTGTCAGAGTGCAG GAGATACAATCTCTTCTGATCAACTGGAAGGGTTCTGACCTGACCACGTATGGAGAGCTGGTCCTGGAGGGCACCTTTCATGTCCTGCGGGCGAAGAACACGCGTACGCTCTTCCTCTTTGAAAAGATGCTCCTCATAACCAAGAAAAGAGGGGAACACTATGTCTACAAGATCCACATTTCG TGCTCCACCCTAATGCTACTTGACAGTGCCAAGGATCCCCTTCTCTTCAGTGTCATCCATTTCAAGCATCCCAAGCAGCCCCATACAGTGCAG GCCAAGTCAGTTGAAGAGAAGCGTCTCTGGGCCCATCACATTAAGAGGCTCATCCTGGAGAACCACAACACCATTGTCCCGCAGAAG GCAAAAGAAGCCCTCCTGGACAATTCCAACT ATCCAGGGAAGTACCACTATAGTCCCGAGAGGATGAAGAAAGCTGAGTCCTGCCAGGCTGACGACTTCCATTTTGGAGGGCGAAATGGGAGAAGGAGATCAG aGCCTGCGAAACAAATCATAAGGAGCACAAGAG CTGTATTGAAG CATGCAGACAGTGAGGGTGCACTGCTGGGGGAGAGGTGCTCCCTTCAGCCAGCCACTAGTGTCAGTACGCTGGCCTCCAGTCTAGGCGAGCCTCAGGCTGAGAGGCCGTGTGCGGAGGATCTGATTCCCAGAAGGGACTCTCTGGAGCAGCTAAGTCCTACTGACAGTGACCTGAAACTGGGCTCTTCACCCAGTCAGGGGGGGCTGGAGAAGGCAGAGGAGGCAAAggagcaagaggaggaggaggagggggagagttACAAGGAAGATATACTGATGGGAGACGACCAGGTAGCCGACTTTGCCAGCTCAGTGCTGGCAGCCATCTCCTGCTGGCACTATAGAGCCAGGGCTTTGCTTTCTACTCACTTCACAACG GATGATCAGATCAGAGATTCGGCTGAACTGAAAACTACGTtgagagaggaggtggaagCTCACAGGCTAGACGAAAAAAATGAGGATATGGCCGTGAACGAAACTCTCGCCACACAG GTCACTATGGAGGAGCTGCGCCCTCTTGACTGTGTCCCTCAAGCAAAGAAGAGCAATGAGCTGGAGGTGCACGACTCCCAACGCTCCGAGTCTCCTGTCTCCCCTTTGCAACAAGTAGCCGACACCCCAGAACCTCAGGATACCTCAAGAGAAactggagaggaagaagaaggggaAAGCGATTTCTCTGGTCTCCAAGTGGAGGAGACGAGTGTAATAACTAACGGGGAGCTCtcagaggaggacgaggaggtgCTTTCAGACAATAAAAGCATTCTACCTTCCTCCGTGTTGGACCAGGCAAGTGTGATAGCCGAGCGCTTCATCACCAACCTGTCCAGGCGGAGCAGCCTGGTTTCAGAGGACTTGGGGTCCCTCGCTTGCCCCTCACCTACAATAGATAATGATGTCTTTAAAAGCCCCTCAGCTTGCATGGACTTAGAGCAACAGACCCAAATGTTTGCCAGCTCTTCCCCAGAGCCACAGGTGACCTCAGAAGCTAATCTGTCAACGCCTGCACTTGATCCTGCACTGAATGCCTTCATTGAAGGGGAACGCATGTCCACTCTCTCTAAACAAGATCGCCTCCTCATCCGCAAGATCAGACGATACTATGAGCATGCTGAGCACCAAGATGCTAACTTTAGCATCAAGCGCAGGGAGAGTCTCTCCTACATCCCAGCAGGTCTGGTCCGGCACCTGAGCCGACAGCTTAACAGTGCTCCCCCGGAGCCGGCTGTCCCAGTGCACAGGAAAGGCCTCTCTCGGAACCGCCCCACTTCCTGGGCCGTGTTTGACCTTCCTGGTTTGGAAAAGAGTCGAAACACTGACACTCATCAAAAGACTGAACCACAGAGACCAGTGGAAGCCAAGGCTAGATCTCAGAGTGTCTCGGATGCATCgaccacagaagaagagttcAGACCCTCATCAGACATGCAAAAGGTTTGGCAAGAcatggagatggaggaggaggaggaggaggaggagggggagagccAGGAAGTTCAGCAGATTGCAGAAAAGACTCTTAATGACTCAAAATTAGAAGCAACACAGGATATAAGCTCAGACACATCAGGTGTGAAAACCAGTAAGCAACCACATCCTGTTTCTGAAGAGTCTGAAATAAGCACGGCCTCAGATGGCTCCTCTATCTCATCTCCCACCCCAACCCTTCCAGCAGTGGAGGGGGGATCCTGTCAAGACTCTTCATCTCAAGACAAGAGCCACGTCAACCAAGGCCAACTACCCAAGATTATTAACTTCAGAACAAGTATGGACGAGGACCAGATCCTACAAGACATGGGAaagatgaaaaataaggtgTTCCAGCTGGCACGTCAGTACAGTCAGCGCATCAAAAATAACAGACCAATAGTCTGGCAGAGGAACAGAGACAGAGCCAATCAACAGGGCTTCAAGAATATGCCTGCTGTCCATGAGGAGAAGATGCCATTGAAGAAAAAGG gtaAACCCAACCTGAGGTTGCCATCGAGCACTTGTGATCAGGAGGTCATCTGCGAAGAGAGTTCTCCAAGCCCAGCTCAGACGCCCAGCTCTGGAGCCAGCTCCCAGAGCACGATTACCTGCCCGCAAAGCCCACCATCAGAGACTGAGACCTTCCACTGGCCTGATGTGCAGGAGCTGCGCACTAAATACACAGACACCCCCCACTCTTCAAAACTAACCCGTAGCTCCACGGTCCCAAACGGGATGCTGGAGTGCTCTACGAACAGATGCAATGGTTGCTCACACAAGTACAAAAGCTCCTCTGACCTTCACAAAGCTCTCACAGACTGTCCGAGGACACACACTGAAACTGCGCACAAGGAAAGGTGTCCTGCAGGAGAGGACTGGCCCCAGCCTCAGCTTCAGCCCCTGCTGTGCAGGTGGAGCTCTTTGGACCATATGCTTCCCCTCCATGAAGTACAGAACCTTCAGGAGCCTGTGAGGACCTCATACACAGCCAGTCAGGTGTCTCTGATAACGGACAAAGACGGGGACAGCGTTCACCAGGAGGGCCCGGGCTGTGCCACGAAGCCTGCTGCCCTGGTTTCAGGGAAAATAACAGAGAGTAATCTAGTGAGAAGCTTACGGGAGAAGTTCCAGAGTTTAACCACAAGCTCATGA